One segment of Panicum virgatum strain AP13 chromosome 3K, P.virgatum_v5, whole genome shotgun sequence DNA contains the following:
- the LOC120697749 gene encoding uncharacterized protein LOC120697749: MEVRILQPKEREGPGDASVGGPQTGAPAPPPVPVPVPRDADEDVAPVPLSSGEETSSDEGEFEFPFVNRDSPAGTAAPADELFADGRIRPFYPVFGRGVGGCVVHAAGIHDGTARSAPAAAPRVRGQLGRLFLEETRARSSSTSSTASSASSAAADDDRDGLEGAAPESYCVWRPGSGSSAPASPSLRPPRKSGSTGSMARWRRISDLVVGRSHSDGKEKFIFFATPQHEAPNKDKPPKPKPTPPASRKPTPTTAEVDTVTAAHRIAYLAKGGGTGGGAVPSGTPRRTFLPYREELVGFFANVNGVSRSHQHPF, translated from the coding sequence ATGGAGGTGAGAATCCTCCAGCCAAAAGAGAGAGAAGGTCCCGGCGACGCCTCCGTAGGTGGACCGCAGACgggcgcgcccgcgccgccgccggtgccggtgccggtgccccgcgacgccgacgaggacgtcgcTCCCGTCCCGCTTTCCTCCGGCGAGGAGACGTCGTCCGACGAGGGGGAGTTCGAGTTCCCGTTCGTCAACAGGGACTCCCCCGCGGGCACCGCCGCGCCTGCCGACGAGCTGTTCGCGGACGGGCGGATCAGGCCGTTCTACCCGGTGTtcgggcgcggcgtcggcggatgTGTCGTCCATGCGGCTGGCATACACGACGGCACGGCGCGCtccgctccggcggcggcgccgcgggtgAGGGGCCAGCTAGGGCGGCTCTTCCTAGAGGAGACCCGCGCGCGCAGCTCGTCGACCAGCTCCACTGCGTCATCGGcgtcgtccgcggcggcggacgacgacAGGGACGGCCTGGAGGGCGCGGCGCCGGAGAGCTACTGCGTCTGGAGGccgggctccggctcctccgcCCCGGCGTCGCCCTCCCTGCGCCCTCCCAGGAAGAGCGGCTCCACGGGGTCCATGGCGCGCTGGCGCCGCATCAGCGACCTCGTCGTGGGACGCAGCCACAGCGACGGCAAGGAGAAGTTCATCTTCTTCGCCACGCCGCAGCACGAGGCGCCCAACAAGGACAAGCCCCCCAAGCCCAAACCCACTCCGCCGGCCAGCAGGAAGCCCACCCCCACCACTGCAGAGGTCGACACGGTGACCGCCGCCCACCGGATAGCCTACCTCGCCAAGGGCGGcggaaccggcggcggcgccgtcccgagcggcacgccgcgccgcacgtTCCTGCCGTACCGGGAGGAGCTCGTGGGCTTCTTCGCCAACGTGAACGGCGTCAGCCGGAGCCACCAGCATCCCTTCTGA